The proteins below come from a single Verrucomicrobiia bacterium genomic window:
- a CDS encoding NADH-quinone oxidoreductase subunit C — MTVHERLEQIRAHGGPAIRRASLPGDRRLLVWVEAASVREVCRYLFRDLEARYVISVGADDRPYSGGFVVAHIFAWDGDGLLACVLVELPSERPRLDSISPLVPAAGWAEREFRDLVGIEPVGHPYPKRLILPDGWPEGVHPLRKDVAHDHVPDGYDAEKEFGFDEVPEGCVAIPFGPFHPTLDEPAHFRLYVEGERVRGCEYRGFMVHRGIEKLAESVMGYNDIPVMAERICGICGCVHSVAYVQAVEEAAGVPVPPRAEYIRTVLLEIERLHSHLLWVGLAGHLVGFDTLFMHAFRVREPVMELAERLTGNRKTYGLCVVGGVRWDLNDTARDDCRRVMDRLESEWRALTGPLLRDGNVQARTRDIGVATAEAVKELGLVGPVARAAGVDLDVRRDHPYAAYGRVAFEVITADGGDVWARVVVRALEVFQSIRIVRQCLDKMEPGPLVTVLDGELPAGRLGLSSVEAPRGESHHFLVTGEGNRPRRWRVRAPTYQNLQGVPGMIRDRTLADMTIALGSIDPCFSCTDRLETVEIGTGTMRVWTAEEVAELGRRREGRRS; from the coding sequence ATGACGGTTCATGAGCGGCTCGAGCAGATTCGGGCGCACGGGGGCCCGGCGATCCGAAGGGCGTCGCTGCCGGGCGACCGGCGGCTGCTGGTCTGGGTCGAGGCGGCCTCGGTTCGGGAGGTGTGCCGATACCTGTTCCGGGATCTGGAGGCGCGATACGTGATCAGCGTGGGGGCCGACGACCGGCCCTATTCCGGGGGGTTCGTGGTGGCCCACATCTTCGCGTGGGACGGGGACGGATTGCTGGCCTGCGTGCTGGTGGAACTGCCGTCCGAGCGTCCGCGGCTGGACAGCATCAGTCCGCTGGTGCCGGCGGCGGGTTGGGCGGAGCGGGAGTTCCGGGATCTGGTGGGGATCGAACCGGTGGGGCACCCGTATCCGAAGCGGCTGATCCTGCCGGACGGCTGGCCGGAGGGGGTGCATCCGTTGAGGAAGGATGTGGCGCACGACCATGTGCCGGACGGGTACGACGCGGAGAAGGAGTTTGGGTTCGACGAGGTGCCGGAGGGGTGCGTGGCGATCCCCTTCGGGCCGTTTCATCCGACCCTGGACGAGCCGGCGCATTTCCGGTTGTACGTCGAGGGGGAACGGGTGCGGGGGTGCGAGTACCGGGGGTTCATGGTGCACCGGGGGATCGAGAAGCTGGCCGAGTCGGTGATGGGGTACAACGACATCCCGGTGATGGCCGAGCGCATCTGCGGCATCTGCGGGTGCGTGCATTCGGTGGCCTATGTGCAGGCGGTGGAGGAGGCGGCGGGCGTGCCGGTGCCGCCGCGGGCCGAGTACATCCGGACCGTGCTGCTCGAGATCGAGCGGCTGCACAGTCATCTCCTGTGGGTGGGTCTGGCGGGGCACCTGGTCGGCTTCGACACGCTGTTCATGCACGCCTTCCGGGTTCGGGAACCGGTGATGGAACTGGCGGAGCGGCTGACGGGGAACCGGAAGACCTATGGATTGTGCGTGGTGGGGGGTGTGCGTTGGGATTTGAACGACACGGCGCGGGACGATTGCCGGCGGGTGATGGACCGGTTGGAGTCGGAATGGCGGGCATTGACGGGGCCGCTGCTGCGGGACGGGAATGTGCAGGCGCGGACGCGGGACATCGGGGTGGCGACGGCGGAGGCGGTGAAGGAACTGGGTCTGGTGGGGCCGGTGGCGCGGGCGGCCGGGGTGGACCTCGATGTCCGGCGCGACCATCCGTACGCGGCGTACGGACGGGTGGCATTCGAGGTGATCACCGCGGACGGGGGCGACGTGTGGGCGCGGGTGGTGGTGCGGGCCCTGGAGGTGTTCCAGTCGATCCGCATCGTGCGGCAGTGTCTGGACAAGATGGAACCGGGTCCGCTGGTGACGGTGCTGGACGGGGAACTGCCGGCGGGGCGCCTGGGGTTGTCGTCGGTCGAGGCGCCGCGGGGCGAGTCGCATCATTTCCTGGTGACCGGGGAAGGGAACCGGCCGCGGCGCTGGCGGGTGCGGGCGCCGACGTACCAGAATCTTCAGGGTGTGCCGGGAATGATCCGGGACCGGACGCTGGCGGACATGACGATTGCGCTGGGGAGCATCGATCCGTGTTTCTCCTGCACCGACCGGCTGGAGACAGTGGAGATTGGGACGGGGACGATGCGGGTCTGGACGGCGGAAGAGGTGGCGGAGCTGGGACGACGGCGGGAAGGGAGGCGGTCATGA
- a CDS encoding 4Fe-4S dicluster domain-containing protein, protein MKARLTDTAGLGRLLDAFREEGWEVVAPMEGRGRDTFFERVTEANRGAVRWHLPNPATPAKRYVFPPIESLFRMARADGSWEIRPVTGARRRALFGVRSCDLAGLRHLDRFFLGGAYRDGYYAARREALFLVNVVCTDRERDIGDDCFCVCTDTGPAAREGFDLQLMDLGGDRWMVVAGTPAGEARLEGAGFEACTAEAVARRRDVLEAVRGQFRTTTSWFPATVRYVSRGEVLESTWEEIGRRCVECGGCTYVCPACTCFTMTDRRTGPESWERVRLWDACALGGFTRMAGGHNPRRAVHDRRNRRFFRKLAQYFIERELSMACVGCGRCASVCHGDVGMPSVVEMIRRATARNGGGGKEAETP, encoded by the coding sequence ATGAAGGCGCGGTTGACGGACACGGCGGGGCTGGGGCGGCTGCTGGACGCGTTCCGGGAGGAGGGGTGGGAGGTGGTGGCGCCGATGGAGGGGCGGGGACGGGACACGTTTTTCGAAAGGGTGACCGAGGCCAACCGTGGGGCGGTGCGATGGCATCTGCCGAACCCGGCGACGCCGGCGAAGCGATATGTCTTCCCGCCGATCGAGTCGTTGTTCCGGATGGCGCGGGCCGATGGAAGCTGGGAGATCCGGCCGGTGACCGGGGCGCGGCGGCGGGCGTTGTTCGGGGTGCGGTCGTGCGACCTGGCGGGATTGCGGCACCTGGACCGGTTCTTCCTGGGGGGGGCGTACCGGGACGGGTACTACGCTGCGCGGCGCGAGGCGTTGTTCCTGGTGAATGTCGTCTGCACGGATCGCGAGCGGGACATCGGGGACGATTGTTTCTGTGTGTGCACGGACACCGGACCGGCGGCGCGGGAGGGGTTCGATCTGCAGTTGATGGATCTGGGCGGGGACCGCTGGATGGTGGTGGCGGGGACGCCGGCGGGGGAGGCGCGGTTGGAAGGGGCGGGGTTCGAGGCGTGCACGGCCGAGGCGGTGGCCCGTCGGAGGGACGTGCTGGAGGCGGTACGCGGCCAGTTCCGGACCACCACGAGCTGGTTTCCCGCGACGGTGCGGTATGTGTCGCGGGGGGAGGTGCTGGAATCGACGTGGGAGGAGATCGGGCGACGGTGTGTGGAGTGCGGGGGCTGCACGTATGTGTGTCCGGCCTGCACCTGCTTCACGATGACCGACCGGCGGACGGGTCCGGAGAGCTGGGAACGGGTCCGGCTGTGGGATGCGTGCGCGCTGGGCGGGTTCACGCGGATGGCGGGCGGGCACAATCCGAGGCGGGCGGTGCATGACCGGCGCAACCGGCGGTTTTTCCGGAAGCTGGCGCAGTACTTCATCGAGCGGGAACTGAGCATGGCCTGCGTGGGGTGCGGCCGGTGCGCGTCGGTGTGCCACGGGGATGTCGGGATGCCCTCGGTGGTGGAGATGATCCGGAGGGCGACGGCACGGAACGGCGGGGGCGGAAAGGAGGCGGAAACGCCATGA
- a CDS encoding hydrogenase maturation protease translates to MNLTRLHLLLGLGNELLRDDSVGLHAVRALRPRLDGRFDWDVAENMEGGLAMLDAWAGHEDVVLVDAVRTGRRPVGWVHLWSGDDLPRLVRGSLHAMGVGEVLALGRLLGMRMPRWLTVLGVEVLDAETLDTELTEELRRAFPLVVERVWTVIGERSIPPRATLRRELPWQPAARGAWADGGASCVIR, encoded by the coding sequence ATGAACCTGACACGTCTGCATCTGCTGCTGGGATTGGGAAACGAACTGCTCCGGGACGACAGCGTGGGCCTGCACGCGGTGCGGGCGCTGCGGCCGCGGCTGGACGGGCGGTTCGACTGGGATGTGGCGGAGAACATGGAGGGGGGGCTGGCCATGCTCGATGCGTGGGCCGGACACGAGGATGTGGTGCTGGTGGACGCGGTACGGACCGGGCGGCGTCCGGTGGGATGGGTGCATTTATGGAGCGGGGACGATCTGCCTCGCCTGGTGAGGGGGTCGCTGCATGCGATGGGGGTGGGCGAGGTGCTGGCGCTGGGGCGCCTGCTGGGGATGCGGATGCCGCGATGGCTGACGGTGCTGGGCGTCGAGGTGCTCGACGCGGAGACACTGGATACGGAACTGACGGAGGAGCTGCGCCGGGCGTTCCCCCTGGTGGTGGAACGGGTGTGGACGGTGATTGGCGAGCGGTCGATTCCTCCGCGGGCGACGCTGCGCCGGGAGCTGCCCTGGCAGCCGGCCGCGAGGGGTGCCTGGGCGGACGGGGGCGCTTCATGTGTCATACGCTGA
- a CDS encoding molybdopterin-dependent oxidoreductase has product MCHTLTTCTFCGVGCGLYLETEGDRVVGVVPCREHPSSAGRLCVRGWHVHEVAGSPERLRAPRIREGTTWREAGWDEALDCVAGRFRSIRDRYGPEAIAFLNSPRSSNEEAYLLQKLARAVIGTPHVDHGAGVYGHHSVEVLLDQLGVAAATGVLADLNRSDVLLVDGVDLARQLPTLAGTVLRARLAGATLLVVDARRHRVAESADVFLQVRPGTSAILYGAMARVIVDRGLQNRDFLAGRVRDVPSFLDAVRTYDLLEAAERCGLPARTIEAAAIAWARARAGAAMYSTADAARTGESVAALVNLVLLCGQVGRPGAGLYPLAEHNNLQGVCDVGMLPDRLPGYRAVADAGARAEVEAVWGAPVPDRAGASARDILAGGHPEIRALWLGRYDPVSTAFAGGAERTLKGMEFVAMQHLFWSGAAELAHVVLPTTAFGEETVTFTSTDRRIQRVRQAVPALPGLEPAWRQIVSLAGRLGASWAYGDEEEVWREIGRVVPAYRGACQERLDAGYGCPWPCTDEHPRGTDVLYEEARGCGGGSDGETGREGLEGGGGDHGRPFRMRAMACPEDEPADGAYPFTLIFGDSLYYWHRNVLVRHSETLQREYRMLLLDYPDGFVEMHGDDAASIGVRDGGRIRLCSEHGCAVTTARVTEEVRRGSVHVPYFLREVEEAILGPRAGTARLLPVRISKEGA; this is encoded by the coding sequence ATGTGTCATACGCTGACGACGTGCACCTTCTGCGGGGTGGGCTGCGGTCTTTACCTCGAGACCGAGGGGGATCGCGTGGTGGGGGTGGTGCCGTGCCGGGAGCATCCGTCCAGTGCGGGCCGGTTGTGTGTGCGGGGCTGGCATGTCCACGAGGTGGCGGGATCGCCCGAGCGGCTGCGGGCGCCACGGATCCGGGAGGGGACGACGTGGAGGGAGGCCGGGTGGGACGAGGCGCTGGATTGCGTGGCGGGACGGTTCCGGTCCATCCGGGACCGGTACGGGCCGGAGGCGATCGCCTTTCTGAACTCGCCGCGCAGTTCGAATGAGGAGGCCTATCTCCTGCAGAAGCTCGCCCGGGCGGTGATCGGGACGCCGCATGTGGACCATGGGGCCGGGGTGTACGGGCACCATTCGGTGGAAGTGTTGCTCGACCAGCTTGGAGTGGCGGCGGCGACGGGGGTGCTGGCGGATTTGAACCGAAGCGACGTGCTGCTGGTGGACGGGGTGGATCTGGCCCGGCAACTGCCGACGCTGGCGGGAACCGTGTTGAGGGCGCGGCTGGCGGGGGCGACGCTGCTGGTGGTGGACGCGCGGCGGCACCGGGTGGCCGAGAGTGCGGATGTCTTCCTGCAGGTGCGTCCGGGGACCTCGGCGATTCTGTACGGGGCCATGGCGCGGGTCATTGTCGATCGGGGTCTGCAGAACCGGGACTTCCTGGCGGGGCGGGTGCGGGATGTGCCGTCCTTTCTCGATGCGGTGCGGACGTACGATCTGCTGGAAGCAGCGGAGCGGTGCGGGTTGCCGGCACGGACGATCGAGGCGGCGGCGATCGCCTGGGCGCGGGCGCGGGCGGGAGCGGCGATGTATTCGACGGCGGACGCCGCGCGCACCGGGGAGAGCGTGGCGGCGCTGGTGAACCTGGTGCTGCTGTGCGGTCAGGTGGGGCGTCCGGGGGCGGGGCTGTATCCGTTGGCGGAGCACAACAACCTTCAGGGGGTATGCGATGTCGGCATGCTTCCCGACCGGTTGCCGGGGTATCGGGCGGTCGCGGACGCGGGGGCGCGGGCGGAGGTCGAGGCGGTGTGGGGGGCGCCGGTGCCGGACCGGGCCGGGGCCTCGGCGCGGGACATTCTGGCGGGCGGGCATCCGGAGATCCGGGCGTTGTGGCTGGGGCGGTACGATCCGGTGAGCACGGCGTTTGCGGGGGGGGCGGAGCGGACGTTGAAGGGCATGGAATTTGTGGCGATGCAGCACCTGTTCTGGAGCGGGGCGGCGGAGCTGGCGCATGTGGTCCTGCCGACCACGGCGTTCGGGGAGGAGACGGTCACCTTCACCAGCACGGATCGCAGGATCCAACGGGTGCGACAGGCGGTGCCGGCGTTGCCGGGACTGGAGCCGGCGTGGCGGCAGATCGTGTCCCTGGCCGGGCGCCTTGGGGCGTCGTGGGCGTACGGGGACGAGGAGGAAGTCTGGCGGGAGATTGGCCGGGTGGTGCCGGCGTATCGAGGGGCGTGTCAGGAGCGGCTGGATGCGGGGTACGGGTGTCCGTGGCCGTGCACGGACGAGCATCCGCGGGGGACGGACGTGCTGTATGAGGAGGCGCGGGGTTGCGGCGGCGGATCCGATGGGGAGACGGGGAGGGAAGGATTGGAGGGAGGCGGCGGGGACCATGGACGGCCGTTTCGGATGCGGGCGATGGCGTGCCCGGAGGACGAGCCGGCGGACGGGGCGTATCCGTTCACCCTGATCTTCGGGGATTCGCTGTACTACTGGCATCGGAACGTGCTGGTGCGGCACAGCGAGACGCTGCAACGGGAGTACCGGATGCTGCTGCTCGATTACCCGGACGGGTTTGTGGAGATGCACGGCGACGATGCGGCATCGATCGGGGTGCGGGATGGGGGGCGGATCCGGTTGTGTTCCGAGCATGGGTGCGCGGTGACGACGGCGCGGGTGACGGAGGAGGTGCGGCGGGGTTCGGTGCATGTGCCGTATTTCCTGCGGGAAGTGGAGGAGGCGATTCTGGGTCCGCGGGCCGGGACGGCGCGGTTGCTGCCGGTCCGCATCAGCAAGGAGGGCGCATGA
- a CDS encoding Ni/Fe hydrogenase subunit alpha: MDAAARDLWNRAHSRVNAEYREERRRVTIDPITRLEGHGKIDVFLDEHGEVERAYLQIPEMRGFETFSLGRPAEEMPQITSRICGVCPTAHHMAAAKALDALYQVEPPPAGRKIRELVYHAFMMEDHALHVYLLGGPDFIVGPDAPPGERNVLGVIRKVGIETGRRVIAMRRRLRELIAYFGGKVIHPVLGLPGGVSKGLEPEKLGEFKQLARDNLDFAMFTNQVFKDLVWKNPDYVRLITSEAYTHRTHYMGMVDEQNRVNFYDGQLRVVRPDGTEYAKFPADRYLDFIAEHVEPWSYVKFCYLKPLGWHGFTEGPESSVYAVAPLARLNASDGMSTTLAQTAYDVFFNTVGAKPVHHTLANHWARVIEMIHAAERIVELVNDPELLSPDIRTLPTATPRRGIGVVEAPRGTLIHHFETDERGLIEKANLIVATQNNAARIAMSVDRAAKNLIHKGEVSEGLMNRIEMAFRAYDPCFGCASHALPGHLPLRVRLYDPQRRLVRELVQE, from the coding sequence ATGGATGCCGCTGCGAGAGACCTTTGGAACCGGGCCCATTCGCGGGTGAACGCCGAGTACCGGGAGGAACGGCGGCGGGTGACCATCGATCCGATCACGCGGCTCGAGGGGCACGGGAAGATCGATGTGTTTCTGGACGAACACGGGGAGGTTGAGAGGGCGTATCTGCAGATTCCGGAGATGCGGGGGTTCGAGACATTCAGCTTGGGGCGACCGGCGGAGGAGATGCCGCAGATCACCAGCCGGATATGCGGGGTCTGTCCGACGGCGCATCACATGGCGGCGGCGAAGGCGCTGGATGCGCTGTACCAGGTCGAGCCGCCGCCGGCGGGGCGGAAGATCCGGGAACTGGTGTACCACGCCTTCATGATGGAGGACCATGCGCTGCACGTGTACCTGCTGGGGGGGCCGGATTTCATTGTCGGTCCGGACGCGCCGCCCGGGGAGCGGAACGTGCTGGGGGTGATCCGGAAGGTGGGGATTGAGACGGGGCGACGGGTGATTGCGATGCGGCGGCGGCTGCGGGAGCTCATCGCGTATTTCGGGGGCAAGGTGATTCATCCCGTGCTGGGGCTGCCGGGCGGGGTGTCGAAGGGGCTGGAACCGGAGAAGCTGGGGGAATTCAAGCAACTGGCCCGGGACAACCTGGATTTCGCGATGTTCACGAACCAGGTGTTCAAGGACCTGGTGTGGAAAAACCCGGACTACGTGCGCCTGATCACCTCCGAGGCCTACACCCACCGGACGCATTACATGGGGATGGTTGATGAGCAGAACCGGGTGAACTTCTACGACGGGCAGTTGCGGGTGGTGCGGCCGGACGGGACGGAGTACGCGAAGTTTCCGGCCGACCGGTATCTCGATTTCATTGCCGAGCATGTCGAGCCGTGGAGTTATGTGAAGTTCTGCTATCTCAAGCCGCTGGGGTGGCATGGGTTCACGGAAGGGCCGGAGAGTTCGGTGTACGCGGTGGCGCCGCTGGCGCGGCTGAACGCGTCGGACGGGATGTCCACCACCCTGGCGCAGACCGCGTACGACGTCTTCTTCAACACCGTCGGGGCGAAGCCCGTGCATCACACCCTGGCCAACCACTGGGCGCGGGTGATCGAGATGATCCACGCGGCCGAGCGGATCGTGGAACTGGTGAACGATCCGGAGCTGCTGTCGCCGGACATCCGGACGCTTCCCACGGCGACGCCGCGGCGGGGGATCGGGGTGGTGGAGGCGCCGCGCGGGACCCTGATCCACCATTTCGAGACCGACGAGCGGGGATTGATCGAGAAGGCGAACCTGATTGTGGCCACGCAGAACAACGCGGCCCGGATTGCGATGAGCGTGGACCGGGCGGCGAAGAACCTGATCCACAAGGGGGAGGTTTCGGAGGGATTGATGAACCGCATCGAGATGGCCTTCCGCGCCTACGACCCGTGTTTCGGGTGCGCGAGCCATGCGCTTCCGGGGCACCTGCCGCTGCGGGTGCGCCTTTACGACCCTCAACGCCGGCTGGTCCGGGAACTGGTCCAGGAATGA
- a CDS encoding peroxiredoxin family protein, protein MPTAEQLVMTAMLLCGAGAVATSWGGRRARWAGRVNVAVTVASGLAAGWGAMAVLAMGPGESVQFLRMPRVGFALRLHVDGLSAEFLLLAAGISIPASVYSLRYLEHYRGDTGRYHPPFLVFLAAMYGLVSTTDMMWFFFIFWQLMTLPGYALIRYERNRPEHRRAAWRYLVMMQIACVITMAGAELVAGPGGGAAAGNGLRYDFGTVTAQLPELLRDRPGTTTLAFALFLAGFGIKMGMWPFGQVWLPDAHPAAPSPVSAMLSGVMIKTGVYGLVRYFFWLVPEEGREAFPLAAWGGWVTVLGTVTLLTGTVQALRQDATKRLLAFSSIGQVGYILLGVGMAMVLLPRGGKWAALGTFALAGALLHVWNHGVFKALHFLHAGSILRATGTQDLNRLGGLMRAMPWTGATALVATLAIAGVPPLNGFVSKWALYSAAFGAGREVWFLALCGMVALFTGALTLALFVKFFGVSFLGRSGPWSGPWVTTAADDGPSNGAGNGMSRRRPGLEASREVPGTMLGAQGALAALCVVLGLVPGIGLGAMAQAMRTSPGGYGPVLVSGMTGEGGWWRWEGPGGVSLLMPLAVVAMLGIGYGLASWVVRWGGAKRRQDAPWLCGYAVEADEHRYGARQFYGELKRWTRWAGGEAPRARDAGREEAP, encoded by the coding sequence ATGCCCACGGCGGAACAACTGGTGATGACGGCGATGCTCCTGTGCGGGGCGGGGGCGGTGGCGACGTCGTGGGGTGGGAGGCGGGCGCGTTGGGCGGGGCGGGTGAATGTGGCGGTCACGGTGGCGAGCGGCCTGGCGGCGGGCTGGGGGGCGATGGCGGTGCTGGCCATGGGGCCGGGGGAGTCGGTGCAATTCCTGCGCATGCCTCGGGTGGGGTTTGCGTTGCGGCTGCATGTGGACGGGTTGAGCGCGGAGTTCCTGCTGCTGGCGGCGGGGATATCGATTCCGGCCTCGGTGTATTCGCTGCGGTACCTGGAGCACTACCGTGGGGACACCGGGCGGTATCACCCGCCGTTTCTGGTTTTTCTGGCGGCGATGTACGGGCTGGTGAGCACCACCGACATGATGTGGTTCTTCTTCATCTTCTGGCAGCTCATGACCCTGCCCGGGTATGCGCTGATCCGGTATGAACGGAACCGGCCGGAACATCGGAGGGCGGCATGGCGGTATCTGGTGATGATGCAGATCGCCTGCGTCATCACGATGGCGGGAGCGGAATTGGTGGCGGGGCCGGGCGGGGGGGCGGCGGCCGGGAACGGGTTGCGGTACGACTTCGGCACGGTCACGGCGCAACTGCCGGAACTGCTGCGGGACCGGCCGGGAACGACGACCCTGGCCTTTGCGCTCTTCCTGGCCGGGTTTGGCATCAAGATGGGGATGTGGCCGTTCGGGCAGGTCTGGCTGCCGGACGCGCATCCGGCGGCGCCGTCGCCGGTGAGCGCGATGTTGTCGGGGGTGATGATCAAGACCGGGGTGTACGGGTTGGTGCGGTACTTCTTCTGGCTGGTGCCGGAGGAGGGGCGGGAGGCGTTCCCGCTGGCGGCGTGGGGGGGATGGGTGACGGTGTTGGGGACGGTGACGCTGCTGACGGGGACGGTGCAGGCATTGCGGCAGGACGCGACGAAGCGGCTGCTGGCGTTCAGCAGCATCGGGCAGGTGGGGTACATCCTGCTGGGGGTGGGGATGGCGATGGTGCTGCTGCCGAGGGGAGGAAAGTGGGCGGCGCTGGGGACGTTCGCGCTGGCGGGGGCGCTGTTGCATGTGTGGAACCACGGGGTGTTCAAGGCGCTGCACTTCCTGCATGCCGGATCCATTCTGAGGGCGACCGGGACGCAGGATTTGAACCGGCTGGGCGGGCTGATGCGGGCGATGCCATGGACCGGGGCGACGGCGTTGGTGGCGACGCTGGCGATCGCCGGGGTGCCGCCGCTGAACGGGTTTGTGAGCAAGTGGGCGCTGTACAGCGCGGCGTTTGGGGCGGGGCGCGAGGTCTGGTTTCTGGCGTTGTGCGGGATGGTGGCGCTGTTCACCGGGGCGCTGACGCTGGCGTTGTTCGTGAAGTTCTTCGGGGTGAGTTTTCTGGGGCGATCCGGACCGTGGTCGGGGCCCTGGGTGACGACGGCGGCAGACGACGGCCCTTCGAACGGTGCGGGGAACGGGATGAGCCGGCGTCGGCCGGGACTGGAGGCGAGCCGGGAAGTGCCGGGAACGATGCTGGGGGCCCAGGGAGCCCTGGCGGCGTTGTGCGTGGTGCTGGGCCTGGTGCCGGGGATCGGGTTGGGGGCGATGGCGCAGGCGATGCGGACGAGTCCGGGCGGGTACGGTCCGGTGCTGGTATCGGGGATGACCGGGGAAGGGGGTTGGTGGAGATGGGAAGGTCCGGGCGGGGTGTCGCTGCTGATGCCGCTGGCGGTGGTGGCGATGCTGGGGATCGGTTACGGGCTGGCGTCGTGGGTGGTGCGGTGGGGAGGGGCGAAGCGGCGTCAGGATGCGCCGTGGTTGTGCGGGTACGCGGTGGAGGCGGATGAGCACCGGTATGGGGCGCGCCAGTTCTATGGCGAGTTGAAGCGGTGGACACGGTGGGCGGGAGGCGAGGCGCCCCGGGCGCGCGATGCGGGAAGGGAGGAGGCACCATGA
- a CDS encoding FAD/NAD(P)-binding protein: MNPGLSDNLYLPRPAILERVTDEIDEVRTFHWRFEDPADGEAFRKFRPGQFAQVSMYGVGEFPASLPPSPTEGETFFTVRRVGACTAALHGMRAGDRFGVRGPYGNGFPMESYEGRNLLFVAGGIGLIPLRSCIRYAMARRERYGRILILLGARSPRELMYRSDLEAWGRDAGVECHLTVDRATEGWGGHVGVVGGLFRREEVRLPVADTVAFVCGPPVMFRFVIRDLLALGFSGEAIVSTLERYMKCGVGKCGHCCIGVAYVCVDGPVFSYAQIQRLGEDI, translated from the coding sequence ATGAACCCGGGGTTGTCCGACAACCTGTATCTGCCGCGCCCGGCGATTCTGGAGCGGGTGACGGACGAGATCGACGAGGTGCGGACGTTTCACTGGCGGTTCGAGGATCCGGCGGATGGGGAGGCGTTCCGGAAGTTCCGTCCGGGACAGTTTGCGCAGGTCTCGATGTACGGTGTGGGGGAGTTTCCGGCGTCGCTGCCGCCGAGTCCGACGGAGGGGGAGACCTTTTTCACGGTGCGCCGGGTGGGGGCCTGCACGGCGGCGCTGCACGGCATGCGGGCGGGCGACCGGTTCGGGGTGCGGGGTCCGTACGGGAACGGATTTCCGATGGAATCGTATGAAGGACGGAACCTGCTGTTTGTGGCGGGCGGGATCGGACTGATCCCGTTGCGGTCGTGCATCCGGTATGCGATGGCGCGGCGGGAGCGGTATGGCCGGATCCTGATCCTGCTGGGGGCGCGTTCGCCGCGCGAACTGATGTACCGGAGCGACCTCGAGGCGTGGGGGCGGGATGCCGGGGTGGAGTGCCACCTGACGGTGGACCGGGCGACGGAGGGATGGGGCGGGCATGTGGGCGTGGTGGGCGGGCTGTTCCGGAGGGAGGAGGTCCGGTTGCCGGTGGCGGACACGGTGGCGTTCGTGTGTGGGCCGCCGGTGATGTTCCGGTTTGTGATCCGGGACCTGCTGGCGCTGGGATTCTCCGGGGAGGCGATCGTGTCCACGCTGGAGCGGTACATGAAGTGCGGGGTGGGCAAGTGCGGGCACTGCTGCATCGGGGTGGCGTATGTGTGCGTGGACGGCCCGGTGTTCAGCTACGCGCAGATTCAACGGCTGGGGGAGGACATATGA
- a CDS encoding hydrogenase maturation protease produces MSTGLDAVMDGALRGRVAVVGLGEVASGDDGAGVRLVRALRRRRRGCRCVEAGTAPERHLCGLGREELDAVLLVDAVDFGGAAGAVGWWGTEEIRARYPQVGTHRLSLGLMARALSGEGRTRVWLLGVQPGSMRRGAGLSGPVARTCGGLLRLLCGVLRD; encoded by the coding sequence ATGAGCACCGGACTGGACGCGGTCATGGACGGGGCGTTGCGGGGCCGGGTGGCGGTGGTGGGGCTGGGGGAGGTGGCGTCGGGGGACGACGGTGCCGGGGTGCGTCTGGTGCGGGCGCTGAGGAGGCGCCGCCGGGGTTGCCGGTGTGTGGAAGCCGGCACGGCACCGGAGCGGCACCTGTGCGGACTGGGACGGGAGGAACTGGACGCGGTGCTGCTGGTGGACGCGGTGGATTTCGGAGGGGCGGCGGGGGCGGTGGGGTGGTGGGGGACGGAAGAGATCCGGGCGCGGTATCCGCAGGTGGGCACGCACCGGCTCTCGCTGGGTTTGATGGCGCGGGCGTTGTCCGGGGAGGGCAGGACACGGGTCTGGCTGCTGGGGGTGCAGCCGGGGTCGATGCGGCGGGGGGCCGGGCTGTCGGGTCCGGTGGCACGGACCTGCGGCGGGCTGCTGAGGCTGTTGTGCGGCGTGTTGCGGGATTGA